From the genome of Cystobacter fuscus DSM 2262:
CGCATCCTCGAAGGGCCTCGCTGATTCGGGCTTGGGGAGTTCGCCTGAGTCGTTGTACGCGCGCATCTGCCCCGACACGGATGACTGCTTGACCCTGGTAGGCGGAACGGGGTTGTCGTTCGGACGGAAGGACCGGACGCTGATGGCGCTGTCCTTCGCGCTCGATACCGTCTGGGAGAGCGTCGAGGCGGAGGTCGGCAAGATGCTGAATCCGGTAGCGCTCAAGGCGATGTTGACGTCAGCTGCGCTGACCGTGCTCCTCACGATGACCCTGCCCGAGCCTGTCACCAAAGTCCTCGCGGTCGCGTTGACGGCGGCCATGGTGGCCTACCTCGGCATGATTCCGGTCTGGGAGATTGGTCGTGGATTCGTCCGGCTGTGGGACGATGCGGGGAAGGCAACGAGCGTCATCGAGTTGCAGGACATCGGGCACCGGTTCGGACGGGTGTTGGGAGCGAACGGCACGCGTGTCCTGGTGCTGCTCGTCACGGCAGCGCTCGGCGGGAAGAATGCGATGGCGGCCCAGGGCCCCAAGCTCCCCGGCTTCTCCCTGGCTGCAATCCGCGCGCAGGCCGAGGGTGGTTTCCAGCTCACGGCTGCGCTGAATGGTGGGGTGGGTGCAATCTCATTGCCTGCTGCCGGTGTACTCAACGTCGCGCTCGCTCCTGGAGCGGTCGCAGCGATTGCGATGTACTCGCAGGGGATGGTGCCAGGCGACGCAGAGGGCCCGGTTCATCACCTCTGCACGAACAAGAACATGGTTTCCGGTGCGTCCGGCGGCCCTTGGACTCCATTGTGTGAGAAGCTATTCGGCCGAGCAGGGATGACGCTGGGCGATGTTGCGAACCAGGTAAGGTTGAAAGCCCACCAGGGGCCGCACCCCCAAGCGTATCATCAAGCTGTAATAGACCGTTTGCAGAAAGCGCTCGGGAGGTGCAAGTCAGAGGAAACGTGTCGTCCTCGGCTGGTTGAAGAGCTTGCAAAGATTGCAAACGACCTGCTTACGCCGGGCTCGGATTTGCGGCGTCTGATTGTGACGGGTGAGGGGTAAATGGAGCGCAATTTCTATGTAGTAGAAATTGGGGATGTTCCTCAATGGTGCCTC
Proteins encoded in this window:
- a CDS encoding AHH domain-containing protein, with the translated sequence MRPIAIVGLLLLGAGCATTRVVHLDTGHGEPVTYTSVGVEPVEVSETEFKAALVQLLLDMRLDVAFRETEEADERGWVRSRTLLASSKGLADSGLGSSPESLYARICPDTDDCLTLVGGTGLSFGRKDRTLMALSFALDTVWESVEAEVGKMLNPVALKAMLTSAALTVLLTMTLPEPVTKVLAVALTAAMVAYLGMIPVWEIGRGFVRLWDDAGKATSVIELQDIGHRFGRVLGANGTRVLVLLVTAALGGKNAMAAQGPKLPGFSLAAIRAQAEGGFQLTAALNGGVGAISLPAAGVLNVALAPGAVAAIAMYSQGMVPGDAEGPVHHLCTNKNMVSGASGGPWTPLCEKLFGRAGMTLGDVANQVRLKAHQGPHPQAYHQAVIDRLQKALGRCKSEETCRPRLVEELAKIANDLLTPGSDLRRLIVTGEG